tgatgatgagtacGAGCCGACTGCCTGTACCCTCGCAGCATGCTCTCTCATTGAttgtgtgattcaacctgacgTAGGtaatttttattctgcaataggtttttaaaagccaattaagcatgGTAAAatgtaactcgcattacattctTTAAAAATTAACTCAAACAATATTACTTACTTTAAAAGTAATGTTACTTtattttggaaaagtaatattattacattacgTACGTTACTTATAACATGTTACCCCCAACACTTATTATGAATGTGTATGACAAgtaaattacaatataaatataaattagaaTATAACTTTACCTTTATCTTGGTTTTCCTGGACAAATAAATTTAAGGTGAAAAtggaattaaataaaagtttgctaAGTTGAGGATGAAATAAAGGCAAAATCATAATCAACAAAAAGGCAGAcatgtatttagagttgtattttgtgatttgatTGTCTAAAAAACagatccctactgaaaaaaaaacaacttaaaccaggctaggctggttggctggttttagctggtcgaccagcctggttttataggggttttggtcatttccaggctggtttccagccatttccagccttgaccagcttgaccagcctagccaggctgggagcccagccaaaaccagctatgtccagcttaaaccaggctggtcaagctggttttagctggatttagctggtcattttccagccttaccagctaagaccaggctggaaatggctggaaaccagcctggaaatgtccaaaacccctctaaaaccaggctggtcaaccagctaaaacctgccaaccagcctaggctggtttaagctggatttttcagcagggataggaATTAATATCCACCTCTGCATAAACTTTTTGACGTTTTTGATATTTATTGTCATCCTTTCCACTTGAATCACACTAGCTGAGTGATATGTCATGatgcataacatgcattaaacacagTTTACATGTGTCTGTTGCCTTGTTACAAACACAATATACTCATTAAACTAAAAAtagatgcagtttaacagaccTTATGCCAATTTGAGGTGTGCTGGATACCCTTATAATTCGTCTTTCCAGGATTGTGTGTTCTGATAATGGACTGTGAGGAGATGAGATGCTCTATGCCTGGGCCTGGTTGCATTAGCTGAGAGCGCTATATGACGatctcattttcaaaataagagtccaacatacatattaaaaatacgagtaaaattatcattgttgtaatctcattagAAAACCAATCAAATGCTGCCAGGGTCGTGCATATAATGATCTTGTGTGGAATGTCACAGTCAGCGTTTTGTTTTGATTGCCCTGCTTTTCACAGGGATTTTGCACTCATCAGATTTTACATGAGGAATGAATGTCAAGCTATGGCATTTCTATTTACTGAACTCTTATTCTGTACGGCTGTTACTGTTATTCTGTTATGTCCAGATGTTAATTCTATGGCATCTTTAGAATAAAACCttaaaaaccaaataaacaaTGGAAACAATATGTAAACACAGTACATACATGGTGGATGTAGAAATTTTTAAAGGACAAGGTGGGGCCACAGTTTACAGAGGGGGGCCAAGTTATTCAATTGGTGCTAGCACTGACTGAATATTAGGACGATTCTGTGATGACACACTCGCAGAAAGAGAATGTTGTATGTTTATTAGTTGGAAACAGACAACACAAAAGCTAAGGAGTCACAGGTAACCACCAGACAGGATTACAGCTGGAATAATATGGTAAGTATGTCCATAAGGGTATAAAAATAGCAGGGTTTTGTTTCATGCAGCAATTTGCTAACACTTTTTGCTGTAAGAATTTTCATAAATAAGAATTGGTGTAAGAGTGATAAGTAAGAACTTGTGTTGTTTAATGAATACTCATGATTATTAGTATGATTTCAGAAATTGCTAGCTGTCTACTAAACATAATGAAATAGTCCTTCTTTCCTGAAATGtcagcattgacttccatttatttttttttcctactaagtcaatggttacaggtttatttttcatttttggatgactTACCCCTAACAGTCTATAATTAGAATGAGGATGATTTTATGTTGGGTTACCAGGTAGCCTATATTACACCATTATGATTTGAACTGTAAGATGTATTAGAGGTAATCTGTGTTTATCTTCTCTTCTCAAAAAAACAATTTGACCCGTTCTGACTTATAATCAGGTGTGACTTGTTTTCTGGAAAATTTGCTGTGTTAGTTAATGTAAGTGTTCTGAAGAGACATACTTTTTATCATGAACAAATTTAACTTTTGTAAACTTAAATTCAcatgtaaaaacataaacaggaGCTGAACCAAACCTGCTTTACATGTAAAAGCAAATTTTATTGGTTTGGGAAACATAAATACAAACctataaacataacaaaatacaaaaacgaATCTCATTGGTTCTCACTCCTCAAGAAAGCTTGGTTGTGACCAAATATGACTGCTGTAAACGATGTTTGCTTAAATTTGGATTTAAGACAAAACAGACAGCTTGAGTTTTTGTGTGGTTTCGCACAGCTAGTTTcagttttgattttaataaatgtgtttatttacatttatattaaaaggcaatttaattttgtatgttttctACATGTTTCATcccaatttttgttgttgttgttggagaCATTTTATTTAGTGTTACCAAGCAGCCTATTTTATACTACTCTTATTTAAACAGTAAAATGTGACTTATGCAACTTAATCTGTGTTTTTCACCTCTCAAAAATGCAATCCGAGCCTTTGCGACTTATAACCGGGTGTGACTTGTTTTCCAGAAAAATATGCTagtttcaaaacactgcaaagGGAGTTCTCGGGTATCCTTAAAAGCTGATATTATGGTTAACAGTGTTATTATGTTCTCCACAAAACCACCAAAAATGTGAACTGGTGTATTAGAGGAACTCAGGAGAAATTGacaaaggaacagtgtcatatcAGGTTGACCTTTTATAatcatcaaaacatttttaaaaggcaCTAGTTATTTGGTTATACGTCACACTGTAATCCAGTACCATAATTGCTTTGGGACAACAAACCTTTCAGATGACTACAAACTACAGTATGTACATGtgatagaaatttttttttttttcaatgaacacTGTAAAGAGAACAAAGATCAAAGAATATATACTAGCCAAAAGGCTTAAAAACTGATTGATTTGAAAAAGAGAGAATCAGACCAGCCTAACATCCTCTTGGTAATAGGAAGTGCCTCGTGATTTCTTGTCAATCAGGTGACCCTTAAGATTCAGTGGACTCAAACCATCCGACTAGAACACCGGTCCAGGGTCTTACAGATCCTCACAGCAGATCTTGGCCCACACCTTGCAGACGGATTTAAATGACACTCCTAAATTGATTTGAAAACAATCAGTCATATTAATTATAAAGATCACAGTTTATAGGACAAATTGGAAAAGTGAAGCataatatatcaaagaaaaaacagcattgtgtatttactttttaatgtaGGAAGTATACTTACAGTTTAATGCTCACAGCAGTGCTTATTTCTTTTTCCCGCCTAATGACATGCTTTCCGTTTTCTTCTTCTGTGTCTCATTGAGCAAAAACACACACCTTAATGTTAGCAAGGACTTTGCAtggaattctgtcatcatttactcaccctcatgaaAAAAAACGAAACATGAAGATACTTTGaattatatttcattttcagTATTTCTGTCTCCTTTAAAAAAAGTTCGTCATTCATCAGAAATAGTTCCAAACATATATATACCCATATGAAACAAATACCCGAATTTGTGCCCATTTGAAACAAGTGGTTTAATGAAAGTCTTCTGAAGAGACATGATCGATTTATATGATGAATTAGGATTAGGAATTAGGAATAAACAGGAGCTTAACCAAAACTGCTTGATGTGTGAAAACAAACCTTATTGGTTCTTGGGAAACTCAAATGTACCAGAACATAAAATAAGAAATCTCATTGGTTCTCACTCATCAAGTAAGCATGGCCCTGCTTCCCTGACCAAATCTGAACACTGTAAATCGCTTACATTAAGAGTAAACCACTCAATTCAAATTACAAcaattttattcagcaaggatactttaaaatgattgaataaaaggCATaactaatgtaaaaacaaattgtgtgcttttttatactttatatatatatatatatatatatatgttcacatAAGTATGTTcacatatttcttaaatatctgcgaccatattgtagtttttttatcatttaaaagagTCAAAGACTTCACTTTAATaatcactttatttaaatttgaaaaaaaaaaagtaatttatttaaataaaaaatggggCAGCACGgtcgcgcagtgggtagcacaatcacctcacagcaaaaaggtcgctggttcgagccccagctgggtcagttggcatttttgtgtggagtttgcatgttctccccgtgtttgcgtgggagacatgtggtataggtgaattgggtaagctaaactgtccgtagtgtatgtgtgtaaatgagtgtgtatggatgtttcccagtgatgggttgcagctggaagggcatccgctgcataaaacatacgctggataagttggtggtacctgtggcaaccccagattaattaagggactaagccgaaaagaaaatgaatgaatgaataaataaaaaactactgCAAAAAAAGAGGACTTGATTCAGCAAAGTTAAGTCCTCTTTAAATCCAGCTCCATAATTTTGTTCTATTGGAAATGAATGAGGAATACTAAAATGACaagagtttttttatttgtacttttagatgtatataaattataaaaaatcaaaaatacataaattaaaagttcacattgttaaaaaaaatttggaTTCACACTTGAGACCTTCGTACCCAGAAATGTCCACAAGGGAAAGATGAAGAGCTGCAGTATAAGGTATGCTTGAGGGTTAAGCTGTAGTATGCATACATCTTTTATGACTTGAAGCTGTGGAGTGTTTACCTCGGTCATGGCATCATCGATTTGCTTCAGCTCCTCATAGTGGTCACGCGAATCTCTGAGAGGCTGCACCATAATCTCTTCAATCTGAGGGAAGagctgagagagaaaaaaatacatatggcATTTGACACATCAAATGatgggcgagtaaatgatgacagaatttaaaatgtTGGGCAAGCTCTACTTTACACGGATGATTTATTCTACCTACCTTCATGACCGTTTCAAACATAGGGATGAGGACAAATTTAATGAAGCCGATCTGTGCTGTGGGCTTGGTGACTTTCTCTCTGTCCATGAAGGCAGCTACAGGAAGCCCCTCAGATTTCTCTCTATCGCTCTAAACAAACGCGAGACAGCGTAAACAACCCCAGCTGTCAATGCAGAGCGATTACAACATAAGATAAAGAGTCAGCAGACCTGCATGAAGTATTCCTCCAGCAGACAGTCCACCCACGGCTCGGCCACCTCCGTCGGCCGCACTTCATTGGAAATGTCACAGCATTTGATAAGGAGCATCTTCAGCTGAACACATGACAGACAGCAAACCTTTGCTTGTCAAACTGCCAGCTAATATTTATCTGTCGCTGCTGAGAAAACAGCTAGTGGTACTGTAGCAGGACTAGACTGGTCTTTGACAACTGGAAGCAATCTAAACAGGTAAAATCTGGCAAAAACCTTATCAGATATAGATCAGCAGACCAtcatagattagattagatgcGTTTTTGGTGTGATACATACACAAGTCACATGTTCGTCATTGGTAAAGTCAAAATGGTCCACTTTGTGCTTGAACGAGTCCAGAATCTCACCATGCCGGGCCATGTCTGTGGCCAGAATCAGCATGATGATTGCCTGCAAATGCAATTGTGGCATAGTGTTGCGTCACATTTCAAAACAATCTATTGACCAAACATGCATGAGTATGAGCAAAGTGGCATTGATGAGAAAAGCATTATTATAATACAGTCCTTCCATGAGTTAGCATTTTTTTATACGTTTagccaaaaaaaacatttttttctgaaatcttATGGCATTTTTGATTTAATTCTTATGATTTGCTGtgaaaaaaacccacaaaaacattactttctttcaaaaacattccGAATTTCTCAGTAAAGCATCATAAAACAATGAATTATACTGtaaatacttaaattactgtaatCTCTCAGGAATTAAGAACTCACTGTATGTACTAAGCAGTTTAAAATTGTGTTCTCCtgcttttacttcagtacatttttagtgctatattggtacttttactgcaATTTTTTTCCATCAACCCCGAGTCACTACTTTACATGTTTATTCATTCTTGTCTACGGTGATTGGCCAAGTAGAATAAGCAGTCTTGTGATTCCCGTCCAGTCAAATCACACATGAAAATAATCCCATTACAGACACagagattttaaaaatgcagtgtgTAAGCAGTAAAAGTGACCAAAGAAGATCTAATATCATTACTGGGAGGCCGAGAGACtatttagaccagtgtttctcaaccatgttcctgtagGACCACCAggtctgcacattttccatgtctccttaaccaaacacacctaattcagatcatcagctcattagcagagactgaaagaccagtAATAGGTGTGGCAGACagaagagacatccaaaacatggagtgttggtggtcctccaggaacatggttgagaaacactggtttagactgcatgtcaccgATAAAAAGATGAAGGAtgcttactgtatgatgactgttTTCACAAAATGGTCTTAAacaatgcactacagaatgttacgttttcaaatgcATACAAAAATTGCATGTATTCTATCAGTGCTGTACGAGCCTGGTTTGTTGTGACAACTGCTGGACACACATAGCTTATTACTCCGGTTTCAAAGTACATAAAATGCTTTAACATATCACCACAGTAAAATTTTTGAAGTTTTTTAGGTTTTTAGGTTACACAGATTTTGctctgcatgtaaatgcatcaacctgCTTTCTGCCATCTTATTATaagtgatttttttgtttgttttaaaaaaaattagggatgtccagataaGATCATGTGATCGGAAATCAGGCCCTACCTCGCGGTTTCAGACTAGATtggaatcggatgttacctcTCGTTCAGGCctcgaatatatatatgtatatttatacattctcattattttttaacacatctattagttatgcggtggcaccgAGTtaaacctctttcttgacttcacatagAAATAGCAAcgcatgcggcatgacatcactttgttgcagagacgctattggttaaatgccggcaaagtagaacacggaaacagcttgaagcggaaagcgcgagtatgtggtaaagtctagataggatacagcagCGGATACGCACATCAATGTAGCATactttttgtgacactgtataacaataattaatatttttacagtactgtgacagtggggttaaaatacaatttattgggtaatttaataaataacataaataatactcgctacaactactgtttttacattactgtgacagttgggttggggttggggtagacgttaataaaatgcaattattgggacatttaataaataaatagaataaaaatgacTCCCTTTCAGCAGCAGTGACAAGCAGAAGTCCTTAATAATTATTGTGTtataagtgtttatttaaaaaatgcttattatgaatatatacatGAATGTAATATGTTCTCACTTTAAATGAATCCCACATGAATAACAAATGATTTTGCACTAACAAAAACTCTTAAAAGAAAATGGCACTGatgtaagctacatttttaattgaCAAGGTGGAATAAtactatatttaataattatattttagatgGGCTGCTTTTTACTCACACTTTAAGTAGTATTTAGAATAGATGATTTTTAATCTATATTATTTAATcctaaaaactatatatttttaatcttgcaCAAAAACAAGTTGAAGTAATGGTACATTTTCATGAGTGTGATTTTTCAATACTCTTCCCTATCGCAAAATCCTCAAGGGGCTGATTGTAGCTCAATACATGAAGCATTTACATACATATGTACTTCAATTCTAACCACAGAAAGACAAATGTTTTGCTAAAAGAGGCACAATTCAGCAACTTTTTCCCAAGTTTTGGGTTCATCAATAACAATTTAGGACAATAGTAATTAAAGGAAACAAtagaaaaatgtcatttaatttagTTCATGTTTTTAATTATGATTGTATGTATTTACTTTAGGGGAGGAGAGTTCTTGGAATTCCTGAGAAGTCATATAGTGCAATGTTGACATTGGTTGGCATCTGTTGGTACAGTGTAAATTTGCCTTTACGCTGTAGCTTAAAAGTTGTGCAGTACCTGGCGAATCTGTTTAAAGGCCTCCGGCTCCACATTGGCAAATATATTACACTCTGGCAGAGAGAGTATCTGGAAGGCCACAGCGCAGTGGTGATTCTCTAGAGGCGAGATGTCATTATAGCGCACCGCCAACTCAGTGCGGGCATTGATCTGGTACCTGCACAAAGAAAGTCCGTGATTATCTCTTCATATGTCACAGGAACGCTTACAAAGTTAAACGGCACTATAAAATTGTCATCAAGATCGCGTAGGCAAATACCTGACTACACCTGTATGCTTTTTTATGAGAGCTGACATAATTACACAGAAGCGCAGATCTTACGTGTTGTTGTATCCAGGGTGGTCTAAGTCGTGACACACGGCAGCAGTCATTAAAATGCCCAGATCTGTCAGTGTGAGCTTTTCCTATGGgccacacacacaagcacaggttTCCACTTTTACTGCTTCACAGTAATTGCTGTACTAATTGCTACGTACCTAAAAGTTCTCACCTGGAGGTTGCAGAGGTGGATCATGCCGTACATCATCTGACTCACGCAGAAACAATGACGGAAATTATGGAACGGGTTGCTTCGGTAATTTTCCTGAATGCCCAGCTGGgaacatattaaaaaaagatcGGGGATTGTCAAAGATGTTACACTGGAAGCTTCACATCTTTCATAATTCTGCACAATTATAGTTTTCTTACCAGCCAGCGTTTGAGAGTAATCGGGTTTATGTTAAACTCCTTCACGAGGCCTAAGTCGTGGTACATGTACTCCAGGCAGCTCAGCATCTGATGAATAAACAGCCAATCGTAAAAAAAAAGCACATGTGCATCATTTGATcgctaaatatactgtatattccaCTCACTTCATTGTGCTCCCAGTGCCAAACATCAAAGGTTGGTTTCTTGAGCGCTTCAATGGTCTCCTGAGAAAGTGTGTACTGAGAAATTCAAG
This genomic interval from Danio aesculapii chromosome 15, fDanAes4.1, whole genome shotgun sequence contains the following:
- the pde9ac gene encoding high affinity cGMP-specific 3',5'-cyclic phosphodiesterase 9A, which produces MYFISEHIWLVGRLRAGFGGSAAGLGEKGDLTVHFVNMGSASSSYSPKTIYLDVDGKVQKVLFSRHCSPCDIKELLCSSSNIPRNTAIMMTDPEGAIVSIDPTMPTNNPNFLYKIIPLSASQLGEKEDMFQNVLSQVAEQFSRAFRINELKSEVTNRLAMLEKRVELEGLKVVEIEKCKNDLKKLRGEMTSRAGARVNCPCKYNFSDDGKKLTPRRDIPSYPKYTLSQETIEALKKPTFDVWHWEHNEMLSCLEYMYHDLGLVKEFNINPITLKRWLLGIQENYRSNPFHNFRHCFCVSQMMYGMIHLCNLQEKLTLTDLGILMTAAVCHDLDHPGYNNTYQINARTELAVRYNDISPLENHHCAVAFQILSLPECNIFANVEPEAFKQIRQAIIMLILATDMARHGEILDSFKHKVDHFDFTNDEHVTCLKMLLIKCCDISNEVRPTEVAEPWVDCLLEEYFMQSDREKSEGLPVAAFMDREKVTKPTAQIGFIKFVLIPMFETVMKLFPQIEEIMVQPLRDSRDHYEELKQIDDAMTETQKKKTESMSLGGKKK